A stretch of the Synechocystis sp. PCC 7338 genome encodes the following:
- a CDS encoding IS701 family transposase: protein MTKTREAKKTVQCVDTYSELYKDIFPEVRSYESFKYIIVGILSDIKRKSLPAIASSLGLKNEQGLLHFMTDSPWELKELEKRRLNIILEVLEGREIIVIIDETGDPKKGKTTDYVKRQYIGNLGKIESGIVSVNAYGYCNGVTFPLESKVFKPKERLKEGDKYKTKPELAVEIIKELEESGFKIKRVVSDSLYGESHSNFISAVEELKIEYAVGIRSNHGVWLPKEAKVRANKWRRFEHIRWDGKQEDRYIREIVYGKKNAIRYWEIKTETEKEEEKAGWFVMTRIPDIKYKEVGRIYGVRSWIEYGFKQCKSELGWADFRVTHYEQIQKWWELVMCAYCMICFYDENFNPTLNSTSKYHQKHEKWDKEEGWKKWLNNLRLVISVFNAINLIKKWLKVFPFAHVLDELTKLYNKVDKLDRLKYLLNSWNTFYSSSA, encoded by the coding sequence TGAGGTCTTATGAGTCATTTAAATATATCATTGTGGGAATATTAAGTGATATAAAAAGAAAGAGTTTACCTGCAATAGCATCATCACTAGGATTGAAAAATGAACAGGGATTACTGCATTTCATGACAGATTCTCCTTGGGAATTAAAAGAATTAGAAAAAAGAAGATTAAATATTATCTTAGAAGTTTTAGAAGGAAGAGAAATAATAGTAATAATAGATGAAACAGGAGACCCCAAAAAAGGGAAAACAACAGATTATGTAAAAAGACAATATATTGGAAATTTAGGAAAAATAGAAAGCGGTATAGTGTCAGTAAATGCCTATGGTTACTGCAATGGAGTAACGTTTCCTCTAGAATCAAAAGTATTTAAACCAAAAGAAAGATTAAAAGAGGGAGATAAGTATAAAACAAAGCCGGAATTAGCAGTAGAGATAATAAAAGAACTAGAAGAAAGTGGTTTTAAAATAAAAAGAGTAGTGTCAGATAGCTTATATGGAGAAAGCCATAGCAATTTTATCAGTGCCGTAGAGGAATTAAAAATAGAATATGCAGTGGGAATCCGGAGCAATCATGGGGTCTGGCTTCCAAAGGAAGCTAAAGTAAGGGCAAATAAGTGGAGGAGGTTTGAACATATAAGATGGGATGGAAAACAGGAAGATAGGTATATCAGAGAAATAGTTTATGGCAAAAAAAACGCAATAAGATATTGGGAAATTAAAACAGAAACAGAAAAAGAGGAGGAAAAAGCAGGATGGTTTGTAATGACTCGAATACCAGATATTAAATATAAAGAAGTTGGCAGAATATATGGGGTAAGGTCATGGATAGAATATGGATTTAAGCAATGCAAAAGTGAATTAGGATGGGCAGATTTTAGGGTAACTCATTATGAGCAAATTCAAAAATGGTGGGAATTAGTGATGTGTGCATATTGTATGATTTGTTTTTATGATGAGAATTTTAATCCGACTCTAAATTCAACGTCAAAGTATCATCAAAAGCATGAAAAATGGGATAAAGAAGAAGGGTGGAAAAAATGGCTAAACAACCTACGATTAGTGATCTCTGTATTTAATGCAATAAATCTTATCAAAAAGTGGTTAAAAGTATTTCCATTTGCCCATGTTTTGGATGAGTTAACTAAACTTTACAACAAGGTTGATAAGCTAGATCGATTAAAGTATTTGCTAAATTCATGGAATACATTCTATTCTTCTTCTGCCTAG
- a CDS encoding IS630 transposase-related protein → MERVRKKAMPAPYSVDLREKAVSAVEKGEKKSHVCRTLNISRNTLDLWIKKKKETGSVAAKRDYERGPRPKIDDLDKFREFAEENGHLTQKQMAEKWPESVSRIRISKALKKIGFTRKKNLYLQGNRRGSEKGI, encoded by the coding sequence ATGGAAAGAGTTAGGAAAAAAGCGATGCCAGCCCCCTACAGTGTAGATCTAAGAGAGAAAGCGGTAAGTGCAGTAGAAAAAGGAGAGAAGAAAAGCCATGTCTGCCGAACACTGAACATTAGTCGCAACACCTTAGACCTATGGATAAAAAAGAAGAAAGAAACAGGAAGTGTGGCCGCGAAGAGAGATTATGAGCGTGGTCCACGACCGAAAATAGATGATTTGGATAAATTCAGAGAATTTGCGGAGGAGAACGGTCATTTAACGCAAAAACAAATGGCAGAAAAATGGCCAGAGTCCGTAAGTAGAATAAGAATAAGTAAGGCTCTAAAGAAAATAGGGTTTACTAGAAAAAAAAACTTATATTTACAGGGAAATAGAAGAGGAAGCGAGAAAGGCATTTGA
- a CDS encoding IS630 family transposase: MKQYAAEKLIYMDQAGLDDTLDYPYGYCHKSERLKASKLGHRTKRVSIISCWWNGTTIAPMIFEGYCNAQVVCTWIEEMLLPELIPGQILIMDNASFHPKERIKALVAKAGCEVIFLPPYSPDLNKIEKFWARLKRYVYQLVSNGESLISALDIALREVS, encoded by the coding sequence ATCAAGCAATATGCGGCAGAAAAACTGATTTATATGGATCAAGCCGGTCTAGATGACACTCTAGACTACCCCTATGGGTACTGTCATAAATCAGAGAGATTAAAGGCAAGCAAATTAGGACATAGAACCAAGAGAGTCAGCATAATAAGTTGTTGGTGGAATGGAACAACAATAGCTCCAATGATATTTGAAGGATACTGTAACGCTCAAGTAGTATGCACGTGGATAGAAGAAATGTTATTACCAGAGTTAATACCAGGTCAGATACTAATCATGGATAATGCAAGCTTTCATCCGAAAGAAAGAATAAAGGCATTGGTAGCAAAAGCTGGGTGTGAGGTTATATTTTTACCACCATATTCACCAGACTTGAACAAAATTGAGAAGTTCTGGGCGAGACTAAAACGTTATGTTTACCAACTTGTTAGTAATGGAGAATCGCTGATTTCTGCATTGGATATAGCGTTGAGAGAAGTATCCTAA
- the map gene encoding type I methionyl aminopeptidase yields MNRQNLLSIAGDFVQPQGSPGLVLLLSRELDKMRRVGRLAANLLNHLGSMVQPGVSTKALNDEAARWMQAQGATSATLGYAPPDHPPFNGSICTSINEVVCHGIPNPKHILKDGDIINIDVTPRLDGYHGDTSKTFLVGNVSATARKLVEATHGSMMLGIAEIKPGARIDDIGTVIQEYAEANGFSVVRDMVGHGIGRQMHTELQIPHFGERGSGLKLRPGMVFTVEPMLNEGTSTLKFLADRWTVITKDKKLSAQFEHTVAVTEERVEILSLP; encoded by the coding sequence ATGAACCGTCAGAATTTGCTCTCGATCGCCGGAGATTTTGTCCAACCCCAGGGTTCTCCAGGCCTTGTCTTGCTTTTGAGTAGAGAACTAGACAAAATGCGGCGGGTTGGACGACTTGCTGCGAACCTCCTCAATCATCTTGGATCAATGGTGCAACCTGGAGTGAGTACGAAAGCCTTAAATGATGAGGCGGCGCGTTGGATGCAAGCTCAGGGTGCAACCAGTGCCACCCTTGGCTATGCGCCTCCCGATCATCCCCCCTTTAACGGCTCAATTTGCACCAGCATTAATGAAGTAGTTTGTCACGGAATTCCGAATCCAAAGCACATCCTTAAAGACGGGGATATCATTAATATCGATGTGACGCCACGCCTAGACGGTTATCATGGCGACACGTCTAAAACATTCCTGGTTGGCAATGTATCCGCAACCGCCCGGAAACTGGTTGAAGCCACTCACGGATCGATGATGCTGGGGATTGCTGAAATCAAGCCGGGGGCAAGAATTGATGATATTGGGACTGTAATTCAAGAATATGCAGAGGCAAATGGGTTCTCAGTTGTTCGAGATATGGTTGGGCATGGCATTGGCAGGCAGATGCATACAGAGCTTCAAATTCCTCACTTTGGCGAACGAGGCAGTGGATTGAAGTTGCGTCCGGGAATGGTTTTTACGGTTGAGCCGATGCTAAACGAAGGAACGAGTACTCTTAAGTTTCTTGCAGATCGTTGGACTGTGATTACAAAAGATAAGAAACTTTCAGCTCAGTTTGAACACACCGTTGCTGTGACTGAGGAAAGGGTAGAAATTCTGAGTCTTCCTTGA
- a CDS encoding SDR family oxidoreductase — protein sequence MLNVENKVIAITGASSGIGEATAKLLAQNGAKVLLGARRTERLEKLVEEIHASGGTAEFKAVDVTDRENVKAFVEFAKDKFNRVDVIFNNAGIMPLSPMNALKVEEWDNMINVNIRGVLNGIAAGLPIMETQGGGQFINTASIGAHVVVPTGAVYCATKYAVWAISEGLRQESQNIRVTTISPGVVATELGSDITDGSAKGALQEFRKISLSPDAIARAVLYAVSQPDDVDVNEIIVRPTASAF from the coding sequence ATGTTGAATGTAGAAAACAAAGTAATTGCTATTACTGGAGCCAGTAGCGGTATCGGTGAAGCTACCGCAAAACTGCTCGCCCAAAATGGCGCAAAAGTCCTTTTAGGGGCACGGCGGACAGAAAGGCTGGAGAAGCTAGTCGAGGAAATTCATGCCTCAGGTGGCACAGCAGAATTTAAAGCAGTCGATGTCACCGATCGCGAAAACGTAAAAGCATTTGTTGAGTTTGCCAAAGACAAATTTAACCGCGTTGATGTCATCTTTAACAATGCAGGTATAATGCCCCTATCGCCGATGAACGCCCTGAAAGTCGAGGAATGGGACAACATGATTAATGTGAATATTCGGGGCGTATTGAATGGTATCGCAGCTGGGCTACCGATTATGGAAACGCAAGGTGGCGGGCAGTTCATCAATACCGCATCGATTGGGGCTCATGTAGTCGTTCCGACGGGGGCCGTCTATTGCGCCACAAAATATGCGGTTTGGGCTATCTCCGAAGGACTGCGCCAGGAATCACAAAATATTCGCGTCACTACGATCTCTCCGGGTGTCGTTGCCACCGAACTTGGCTCTGATATTACAGACGGGTCGGCGAAAGGTGCTTTGCAGGAATTTCGCAAAATTTCGCTCAGCCCAGATGCGATCGCGAGAGCGGTGCTGTACGCCGTATCCCAACCCGATGATGTTGACGTGAATGAAATCATAGTCCGACCGACGGCGAGTGCGTTCTGA
- a CDS encoding pyridoxamine 5'-phosphate oxidase family protein, whose translation MAIPGWQRTDSPFHQGERAIQERLGALDQMDNFGRRIIREFLPEQHRQFYAQLSYFLVGTVDAAGNPWASILVGEPGFISTPNDHTLHIAAQPLYGDPLTKTLKVGSYIGFLGVELHTRRRNRVNGMVSNIGPDGFEVQVSQTFGNCPKYIQARQFNLVIFDPAVAKPLHTLTTLGETERQIVLAADTFFITTAYLDDAAGMGKGVDVSHRGGKPGFVRVDGDTLTVPDFIGNCHFNTFGNIEVNPRAGLLFIDFDRGNLLYLTGRAEVVWDGDPEIEAYAGAERLFKFHLTQGIRIDSGLPLAWSQPEYSRFLEQTGFW comes from the coding sequence ATGGCAATCCCCGGCTGGCAACGGACAGATTCTCCCTTTCATCAGGGGGAGCGGGCGATTCAAGAACGTCTGGGCGCCTTAGACCAAATGGATAATTTCGGCCGGAGGATTATTCGCGAATTTTTGCCCGAGCAGCATCGCCAATTCTACGCCCAACTTTCCTACTTTCTGGTTGGTACAGTGGATGCTGCAGGAAATCCGTGGGCATCCATCCTGGTGGGTGAACCTGGCTTTATTTCAACGCCAAATGACCACACTCTTCACATTGCCGCTCAGCCTCTCTATGGCGATCCGCTTACTAAGACCCTGAAAGTTGGTAGTTATATTGGCTTTCTCGGGGTTGAATTGCATACTCGTCGTCGCAACCGCGTTAATGGCATGGTTAGCAACATCGGGCCCGATGGCTTCGAGGTGCAAGTGAGTCAAACCTTTGGCAACTGTCCCAAGTATATCCAGGCGCGACAGTTCAATTTAGTTATATTTGACCCGGCTGTGGCCAAACCCCTGCATACCCTCACCACCTTGGGAGAAACTGAACGTCAGATAGTTTTGGCTGCCGATACCTTCTTTATCACCACCGCTTATCTGGATGATGCTGCCGGAATGGGCAAAGGTGTCGATGTCTCTCACCGGGGCGGCAAACCTGGCTTTGTGCGAGTTGACGGCGATACCCTCACTGTGCCCGATTTTATCGGCAACTGCCACTTCAACACCTTTGGTAACATTGAGGTTAATCCTAGAGCTGGCCTGTTGTTCATTGACTTTGATCGTGGCAATTTGCTTTATCTTACAGGCAGAGCTGAGGTGGTTTGGGACGGAGACCCGGAAATTGAAGCCTATGCAGGCGCTGAGCGGCTGTTCAAGTTTCATCTTACCCAGGGCATCCGGATAGATAGTGGCTTGCCCTTAGCTTGGTCTCAGCCGGAATATTCTCGCTTTTTAGAGCAGACAGGTTTTTGGTAG
- a CDS encoding VOC family protein, with product MALTQGTHHIGLTVPDINTTRDFFVNVLEFQQVGEVPDYPAYFLSDGTSLLTLWQATEPDHAIPFNRKTNIGLHHFAFKVDGVEILKAIYRKLKTAPGVEIEFAPELLGGGPTQHMMFAIPGGIRMELTAPAR from the coding sequence ATGGCTTTGACTCAAGGCACCCATCATATCGGTCTGACCGTTCCCGACATCAATACCACCCGCGATTTTTTCGTAAATGTACTAGAATTTCAACAAGTCGGTGAAGTGCCCGACTACCCCGCTTACTTTCTCTCTGACGGCACCAGCTTACTGACCCTCTGGCAGGCGACAGAGCCGGATCACGCGATTCCTTTTAACCGCAAAACCAACATCGGCCTGCACCATTTTGCCTTCAAAGTAGACGGGGTCGAAATCCTCAAGGCCATCTACAGAAAGCTCAAAACCGCCCCAGGTGTCGAGATTGAATTCGCGCCGGAACTGTTGGGCGGTGGCCCCACTCAGCACATGATGTTTGCCATTCCTGGCGGCATCCGCATGGAGTTGACCGCTCCCGCCCGTTAA
- a CDS encoding FMN-dependent NADH-azoreductase, whose translation MTTILQIDASARVTRSLSRGLTTAFAEHWQKIRPNDTWITRDVGLNPPSAISENWIAAAFKPIDQRTPEQVTALRESDELLAELGPANVIVIGTPMYNYGMPSALKAWIDQVIRIGRTFSFDLARGEQPIEPIQTGKILVILTASGEGGFEFGGVHAAQNHLDTAIITASRLLGVSEHHVIRIEYQEFGDDRHQQSKAAAYAAIPQLVEQLSQKVGIPTVAA comes from the coding sequence ATGACAACGATTCTGCAAATTGATGCCAGTGCTCGCGTCACCCGTTCTCTGAGTCGCGGACTGACTACCGCGTTTGCTGAACACTGGCAAAAAATCCGTCCCAACGACACGTGGATCACACGAGATGTGGGGCTTAATCCCCCCTCCGCCATCAGTGAGAACTGGATTGCCGCCGCGTTCAAACCCATCGATCAGCGCACTCCTGAACAAGTCACCGCCCTGCGAGAATCTGATGAACTACTGGCAGAGTTAGGGCCCGCCAATGTTATCGTCATCGGCACCCCAATGTACAACTACGGCATGCCGTCAGCACTCAAAGCCTGGATTGATCAGGTGATTCGCATCGGACGCACCTTTTCTTTCGATCTAGCGCGGGGAGAGCAACCGATTGAGCCCATTCAAACCGGCAAAATTCTGGTCATCTTGACGGCTTCTGGCGAGGGGGGCTTTGAATTTGGCGGCGTGCACGCGGCACAGAATCATCTGGATACGGCCATCATTACCGCTTCCCGCTTACTGGGTGTGAGCGAACACCACGTCATTCGCATTGAATATCAGGAGTTTGGCGACGATCGCCACCAGCAGTCCAAAGCGGCAGCCTATGCGGCCATTCCTCAACTGGTGGAACAGCTCAGCCAAAAAGTAGGCATCCCTACCGTCGCTGCGTAA
- a CDS encoding cysteine hydrolase produces the protein MALPNPGMTIDAERTAIVIIDPQNDFLSPTGVAWGVVGESVTENNTVANIEALMKAAKTYDLPLFISPHYYFPADHRWKFEGALENVMHSIGMFDRPGPLQLDGLIGSGADWVDLYKPYIEGGKTVICSPHKVYCPENNDLILQLRKQRIDKVILGGMSSNLCVESHLRELLEQGFEVAVVKDATAGVKVPEGDGYASALVNYRMLANTVWSTQEALQVLGKSLPSLQPV, from the coding sequence ATGGCCTTACCTAATCCTGGCATGACTATTGATGCCGAAAGAACTGCAATCGTTATCATCGATCCGCAAAACGACTTTCTCAGCCCCACTGGTGTTGCCTGGGGAGTTGTAGGCGAAAGCGTCACTGAAAACAACACCGTCGCCAATATTGAGGCCTTAATGAAAGCCGCTAAAACCTACGACTTGCCTTTGTTTATCTCACCCCATTACTATTTCCCTGCCGATCATCGCTGGAAGTTTGAAGGGGCACTGGAAAATGTCATGCATAGCATTGGCATGTTTGATCGTCCTGGTCCACTCCAACTGGATGGCCTGATTGGCTCTGGCGCTGACTGGGTTGATCTCTATAAACCCTATATCGAAGGTGGCAAAACTGTCATTTGTAGCCCGCACAAGGTCTATTGTCCCGAAAATAACGACTTGATTCTGCAATTGCGTAAACAGCGGATCGACAAAGTCATTCTCGGCGGCATGTCGTCCAACCTCTGTGTGGAATCGCACCTGCGAGAGCTACTGGAGCAAGGCTTTGAAGTCGCCGTGGTGAAAGACGCCACCGCTGGCGTGAAAGTCCCCGAGGGTGATGGCTATGCCTCGGCGCTGGTGAACTATCGCATGTTAGCCAACACAGTTTGGTCCACTCAGGAGGCGCTACAGGTGTTAGGAAAAAGCCTGCCTAGCTTACAGCCTGTGTAA
- a CDS encoding glutathione binding-like protein, with the protein MIDLYTYTTPNGRKPAILLEELALPYTIHKIDIGKGDQFTPEFKVINPNSKIPAIGDRDNDLTIFESGAILIYLAEKTGKLLPTDTAGRFKVMEWLMFQMASVGPIFGQLGHFRNAAPEKMAYAVERYHRETLRLLDVLDRQLENSPYIAGGYSIADIATYPWVAAAQTSYLDISTAAFPHIDRWVDTMQQRPAVQVGMNILQPGFKSNFGTLAVPDGASQLMAV; encoded by the coding sequence ATGATTGACCTGTATACCTACACCACCCCCAATGGCCGCAAGCCTGCCATTCTGCTCGAAGAACTTGCACTGCCCTACACCATTCACAAAATTGACATTGGCAAAGGCGACCAGTTTACCCCCGAATTTAAGGTCATCAATCCCAATAGTAAGATTCCTGCCATTGGCGATCGTGACAACGACCTCACTATCTTCGAATCCGGTGCCATCCTGATTTACCTAGCCGAAAAAACCGGCAAGCTTCTACCCACTGACACAGCCGGTCGCTTCAAGGTGATGGAGTGGCTGATGTTCCAGATGGCCAGTGTGGGACCAATATTCGGTCAGCTCGGACACTTCCGCAATGCGGCACCCGAAAAGATGGCCTATGCAGTTGAACGCTATCACCGTGAGACCCTCCGGTTGCTCGATGTGCTCGATCGCCAACTTGAGAATTCTCCCTACATTGCAGGGGGTTACTCCATTGCTGACATTGCCACATATCCCTGGGTGGCTGCGGCCCAGACCTCTTACTTGGACATTTCCACGGCAGCGTTTCCCCATATTGACCGCTGGGTTGACACCATGCAGCAACGTCCTGCTGTGCAAGTCGGTATGAATATTCTTCAACCCGGCTTCAAGAGCAACTTTGGCACGCTGGCAGTCCCCGATGGGGCGTCGCAACTGATGGCAGTGTAG
- a CDS encoding nuclear transport factor 2 family protein, which yields MPEPTTPTNPTFDTVENRPPLPPFTLETAKAKVQAAEDAWNSRNPDKVLLAYTVDSEWRNRSEFIKGRSQIREFLTRKWNAELDYRLKKTLWSFTENRISVKFEYEYHTDSGQWYRAYGNENWEFAPNGQMQRREASINDVPIQESDRKFRWER from the coding sequence ATGCCCGAACCCACAACACCCACAAATCCAACTTTTGACACCGTTGAAAACAGGCCACCACTGCCGCCCTTCACACTGGAAACAGCAAAAGCCAAGGTACAAGCAGCAGAAGATGCCTGGAATAGCCGCAATCCCGACAAAGTGCTCCTGGCTTACACCGTTGATTCGGAATGGCGCAATCGCTCGGAATTTATTAAAGGTCGTAGCCAGATTCGCGAGTTTCTGACTCGCAAATGGAATGCCGAGTTGGACTATCGCCTCAAGAAAACCCTATGGAGCTTCACCGAAAACCGTATCTCCGTCAAGTTTGAGTACGAGTACCACACCGACTCGGGCCAGTGGTATCGGGCCTATGGCAACGAAAATTGGGAATTTGCCCCCAACGGTCAAATGCAGCGCCGCGAAGCCAGCATCAACGACGTGCCCATCCAAGAGTCTGATCGCAAATTTCGCTGGGAAAGGTAA
- a CDS encoding NAD(P)-dependent oxidoreductase, protein MKLVTFGATGTIGRQVVQQALDQGHTVTAFAHNLAKLNIQHPQLIQVQGDVMDSVAVESAICGQDAVVCVLGSGKKLTGTIRSEGTQQIIQAMKSLGVRRLICQSTLGVGDSWSNLDFYWKYIMFSFILRKVFADHERQEALVKNSGLDWTIVRPGAFIDGPLTGQYRHSFPSTDRTITLQISRADVANFILKQFSDESSLQQTPSLSY, encoded by the coding sequence ATGAAACTCGTAACTTTCGGTGCAACTGGAACCATCGGTCGTCAGGTGGTTCAGCAAGCTCTAGACCAAGGTCACACTGTCACTGCCTTTGCCCATAATCTGGCGAAACTTAATATCCAGCATCCCCAACTTATCCAAGTCCAGGGAGATGTAATGGATTCTGTGGCAGTAGAATCTGCTATCTGTGGGCAAGATGCGGTGGTTTGTGTTCTGGGCTCTGGGAAAAAACTAACGGGAACTATCCGCTCAGAAGGCACCCAGCAGATCATCCAGGCAATGAAGAGTCTTGGCGTGCGCCGCTTAATCTGCCAATCTACCCTCGGGGTCGGAGATAGCTGGAGCAACCTTGACTTTTATTGGAAGTACATCATGTTTAGCTTCATTCTACGAAAGGTCTTTGCCGATCATGAAAGGCAGGAAGCTCTAGTGAAAAACAGTGGTCTGGATTGGACGATTGTCCGCCCCGGAGCGTTTATTGATGGGCCATTGACCGGGCAGTATCGCCATAGTTTCCCCAGCACCGACAGAACTATCACCCTACAGATTTCTCGGGCGGATGTAGCAAATTTCATCCTCAAGCAGTTCTCCGATGAATCGTCCCTACAACAGACCCCTAGTTTGTCTTACTGA
- a CDS encoding TetR/AcrR family transcriptional regulator, whose translation MQAASTLFYQEGVQKVGIDRIIAESGVAKMSLYNHFKSKDSLIAAWLEERDTSWRRWFQKTVEKRATTPTDRLLVMFDALEEWFSQPDFRGCAFINSSVELVEPEHPGYQVALKHQQAIYEYILQLVYEAEIPHPEAVAEQLLLLMEGAIVVAMMRRHPGAATQAKAAAARLI comes from the coding sequence ATGCAAGCGGCATCCACGTTGTTTTATCAAGAGGGGGTGCAGAAAGTTGGTATTGATCGCATCATCGCCGAGTCGGGCGTAGCGAAAATGTCGCTGTACAACCACTTTAAGTCCAAAGACAGCTTGATTGCTGCTTGGTTAGAGGAGCGTGATACTAGCTGGCGGCGATGGTTTCAGAAAACGGTGGAAAAACGGGCAACCACACCTACTGATCGCCTTTTGGTCATGTTTGATGCCCTGGAAGAATGGTTTTCTCAACCTGATTTTCGTGGCTGTGCTTTTATTAATTCATCGGTGGAGTTGGTGGAGCCTGAACATCCTGGCTATCAGGTCGCGCTCAAGCACCAACAAGCAATTTACGAATATATTCTGCAACTGGTCTATGAAGCCGAAATTCCCCATCCGGAGGCGGTGGCGGAGCAACTTTTACTATTAATGGAAGGGGCGATCGTAGTAGCGATGATGCGTCGTCACCCTGGTGCTGCCACCCAGGCCAAGGCTGCCGCGGCGAGGCTCATTTAA
- a CDS encoding DUF760 domain-containing protein, giving the protein MTHEPQRPQPLFAGNETAGKDSLWTYVQELSPETIAQLSRPDSQEVFQVMERNIIGLLGNLPPDHFGVTISTSRENLGRLLASAMMSGYFLRNAEQRLGFEQAFKSTGNNGENA; this is encoded by the coding sequence GTGACCCATGAACCCCAACGTCCCCAACCGCTGTTTGCCGGCAATGAAACGGCAGGCAAAGATAGTTTGTGGACATACGTTCAAGAGTTGAGCCCCGAAACCATTGCCCAACTATCCCGCCCCGATTCCCAAGAAGTGTTTCAGGTAATGGAACGGAATATTATTGGCTTATTGGGCAATCTACCCCCGGACCATTTTGGAGTGACCATCAGCACCAGCCGAGAAAATCTGGGCCGTCTTTTAGCTTCCGCCATGATGAGTGGGTATTTTCTCCGTAACGCTGAGCAACGGTTGGGCTTTGAACAAGCTTTTAAAAGCACCGGCAACAACGGTGAAAATGCATAA
- a CDS encoding RNA methyltransferase has protein sequence MYPLPSDIASITSPQNPLVKQLRQLHQTKGRKQQGQLLLEGTHLLEVALAEGKRFNSGCFTAVWQSKNPSLADRLVAQANQSYLVSGEVLAKMASTVNPDGVVATLAMDQFWRSPPPRPQLGLVLERLQDPGNLGTILRTAAATGVEGIWLTTDCVDPTSPKVLRSSAGSSLLLPQQQQESLLSVLEKFQAQGLQLIATVPQGQQTLWEIDFQLPTVVIFGSEGQGLSAPVLELTTQQVAIPQAPAVESLNVAIAVGVMLYEARRQQWSASTPK, from the coding sequence GTGTACCCATTGCCCAGCGACATTGCCTCCATCACCAGCCCCCAAAACCCCCTGGTTAAACAACTGCGGCAACTGCACCAAACCAAGGGACGCAAACAACAGGGTCAGCTTCTCTTGGAAGGAACCCATTTGCTGGAGGTGGCCTTAGCCGAGGGAAAACGCTTTAATTCTGGCTGTTTCACCGCAGTTTGGCAAAGCAAAAATCCCAGCCTAGCCGATCGCCTAGTGGCCCAAGCCAACCAAAGTTATCTTGTAAGTGGGGAAGTTCTGGCAAAAATGGCCAGCACCGTTAACCCCGACGGCGTGGTAGCTACCTTGGCCATGGATCAGTTTTGGCGATCGCCTCCCCCCAGGCCTCAATTGGGCTTGGTACTGGAACGATTACAGGATCCAGGTAACCTGGGCACCATTCTGAGAACCGCCGCCGCCACCGGAGTGGAAGGCATTTGGCTAACCACCGACTGCGTTGATCCCACTAGTCCTAAAGTGTTACGTTCCTCCGCCGGTAGTAGTTTACTTTTGCCCCAACAACAACAAGAATCCCTGCTGTCAGTGTTGGAAAAATTCCAAGCCCAGGGACTGCAACTAATTGCCACCGTACCCCAGGGGCAACAAACCCTGTGGGAAATTGATTTTCAGCTTCCCACCGTAGTAATTTTTGGCAGTGAAGGCCAAGGGCTCAGTGCCCCTGTGCTTGAATTGACCACCCAACAAGTGGCCATTCCCCAGGCCCCAGCAGTGGAATCCCTCAACGTGGCGATCGCCGTCGGGGTAATGCTGTACGAAGCCAGGCGTCAACAATGGTCGGCGTCAACACCAAAGTAA